The genomic region GCCTTGGGCTGCCAAAGACGGTTGACTCCAGCTCGGCCTTGGGGGGTGGTGCCTGGTGGAAGGCACAGTCCTGGGATGCCATCTGCGTCTGCACCCCGTCAGGCTTCCACTGTGCATGGACGATTCTGTAATTCTGACCCTCGTTGTTGTCCCAGAAGACCTGCCCATTAGCATGGTAGGCGATACAGAACTCAATTTTCTCCTTTGTGGGGATGACGGAGGGCAGGTCAATGGCAAATGAGAAGGTGTCACTCTCCGAGCCACCGTACACATTTTTCATGTAGGCACAGTCCACATCGTTGTAGCTCTGCCAGGAGTCAAAAGTGATCCGGATCTGAACCTTCTTCTCAAAGCTCATGTTCTTCACCTTCACAGTCCCCGTCACTGTTCGCTCCTGCAAAGAGCAGTTCTCCAGGCAGACAGAGTTCTTCTGGAAGTGGTTCCGAAAACTTAGGTAGTCAGCTGAAGGCTGAGGAAAATCCAGAATCAGGTTCTTCTCCTCATGGAGCTTTAAGCCTGAGGAGATATCATTCAGGTCCAAGAGGTCAAACTGGAGATCCCACACAGGCTCCTCTGGAAGGTCTGAGAAGACGTGGATGGCAGTGAGGGAGAGGCCCTTAGAGTCCGCAAACACCACCCGCTTCTTGGCTTGGTTGTGTGACGGCTTCCAGTCGTCCTGTGCTCTGGCTTCCTGCTTTATGTTGAGACACGGCTTCAGGGGCTTTAATTTGTTCACAAAATTTCTTCGTTGGAAGTCATCATAAGGGCTCAGGAAGCTCTTCAGAGGTGGAGAATGAGCCAAGCAGAGCCTCACAGCGACATCCACGGGCATGACGGAACTTGTCAGAGGCCGTGGATCTAAGACCTGGATCATTCTGGAATACAGAAAGAAGAGGGGTTATCATTTGCACCTGGAATGCACTTCCCCTTTTCCCAAGTATGTCTGTACTATTTTTGTTGGCTATTAAAGCCAGCACAGTGCTCTCACATGTGGTAAAGGAATGCAGGGTTAAGTGATAAGAGCTGCATCTTATGTTTGGCTCTACCCTTGACTGGCTATAGGCCATGGGTTAAAACACTTGGTGACCCAGCTTCTCcatttgagaaataaaagatTTGGATGGGATCATCTCTAATACAGCTCTAAAAGCATTTGCTCTGTTCTGGAGCACCAGTTCTCAAACCTGTCTGTTttcaggcaggttccttactgtcagagccaccacggaagcccccacCATGGCCTAGAGAGTTGGATTTCTACCTTTCTCTTCAATGCAGAATCCATTGCATCAAGAATTTATATACGTTCTTAAAGCTTCCCAGGTAAGCTAATGACCAGACAGGTTCTAGAATCAAAGTTCCAGACTGCACTCCCTTGATTGCTTTGATGATTTTGCTATTGAATCAGTTACACTTCTCTGGAACCATAgtccatttaaaaagaaagaataaaaacagcaaaGGGTTTTGAGAGCAAAAGACTAGAAAGAGTGAATCAGAGGATTATCTCTGTACTTTCATTACCATGTTCCTCCTCATTTTACACAAATAACCCACTGAAGTGCAAGGCAGccatttatgaattaaaaaaaaaactacataatCTGTATTTTACACAAAAAGACATTCATGTCAAGTCCACATTTAAGTGGAAAAAGCTGATGATCTGCaaattattgtcattatttagtcactcagttgcatcggattcttttgtgaccccatggactatatagcccaccaggcttgtctgtccatgggattttccaggcaagaatactggagtgggttgccatttccttctccagggaatcttcacgaccctgggatcgaacccgtgtctcctgcattgcaggtagattctttaccgctgagtcactggGAGAGCCAAACCTGAAAATAGGGTATTTTCAATAtctgttatacatacatatatatatatatatatatatatatatacacacacacacacatatatgaacttATAAATGTTGAAAAGTGTAATAGGAAGCACAACAAAAAGTTAATTATCTCTGGGTGATAGGTGATCTATTTTTGCCTTTGTACTTTTTTGGTATTTTCTAATGTTCTGGCAATGGATATTTATAACCAGAAAGAtaataaagctatttaaaatttaaacatatctATGCTCAGAAATATTAAACCATGAAGTATCCATCAAGAAGGATATTTTTTCTGGCCTTTAGCCCTGTGTATACATTGCCAAACTCAAGGACATTTTTCCCCTATCCTAGCCTTCAGATAAGAAGTGTGTGTATACTGTATGTGACATTTCTCATTCTGGTTTTAGTAACTGTCTTCCCAGCAACTCTAAGCACATAGGCAAATGGTCATTATCATAAGAtggataataaataaaacattctgaGAGTTCATTTTATTAGCCCTAGGATTTTTCTGGGAGACCTACAAACTTAGAACAAACAAATGAGAGAGAAAGCTATATTTATTGGTCTAATAATAGTTAACAGGCAGGAATTTCAGAGAAGTCTTCTGCTAAGTTATGTCTAAAGAAGCTATTTAAGTAGTTTTgtgggtggtttttttgtttggggttttgttctgtattttcacaTTTTGCACTTATAGAAAGACAGTTTTAGGATATGGCGATTTCCCTGGAATGATAAGTCTGACCCAagagtttaaaaataatcatttgctCAAACTCTGAGACTGAGTTTGCTATGGCAAACCGTCAGAAGGAGGAAAGAGGATCAAGGAAAGTGAACATCGTCCATCGTTAGTTCTTCCCAAAGCTAAACTACCCAACCAGAAATCTGAGTGCTCTTCCCACGAGTCCTTGAGACATCTGGGCAGGACCAAGAGATACGGTTAGAATCCACGAGGGAATCAGAACTAAAGCTGACTCACGTTAAAACTGTTTCTGGTTTAAGATGCCGTTTACCGAAATCAGCTCTGCCTAAGATGCTCAGAGCAAATCTTCACACCTCCAAGGCCTCCCCGGCGCCAGATTCAAGTCAGTAGCCCGTCAACCCGCCCTCCCCTGGGGTCTCCAGGGCGGGGATGACAGCAGGAAaacgcctcccagcctcccgacAGCGGCGCTCTCCCTGAGCTCCGGACCGGAGAATCTGCCGGGAACCTACCTGGTGCAGCTCATCAGGCAGAGGAGCGGCGGCTCTCCGCGGTTGGCGAGAGCTCGCACCCGTCTCCCGGGAGTCCCCGTGTGGCCGCAGCTCCGGCAGATCGCGGGTGCGGGGCCCGGGAGGCCGCTTAACTGCTCGGGACCACGTGAGCCGACTGCCAGGGCCAATCGCCGGGCCGCGGGCTCGACGGCGCGACCAACCAGCGCTCGGCTAGGGCGCGAGCCCTGGCCCGGGACGTGACGGCCGTGGTGCAGGGCTCGCTGGGCGCTGGGGGCGCTCTGGGACCCGGGGCCAGCTGGCCAGGGTAGCGTAACGCGAACCCCGGGCGAGGAGGCGCGGGGGCAACCGCGTAGCGCAAGTAGCGGCTGCAGGCCAGGAGGGAAAGCGGCAATCCTCCTCCCGCGCGGGGCGCCGACACAGcggggctgcagggagggaggtgTCTTTCACTCGCGAGGCTTCTGTATACGTTATCTGAGCGCAGGACGCTGTGGCTCGTTCCGGGGAGgcgtggaggggtgggggtggggaatgggatgtgtgtgtgtgtgcttatatttacatttttgaaatgtttatctTGTTCATTGCTTGGTGCATTGGCTCATCTCCCTTTCCTTGCCCTGAGCAATCAGAAGCTGACTGCATATTTTGGGGTTAGGGTGAACCCACAAATGCACCACACAGTACATTCCTTCTCTAACTAATATTGTTAATAAACCGTATTAGTCAGTATAGATCgcttcagccctgtccgactctttaagaccccagggactagcccgccaggctcctctgtccttggaatttcccaggcaagaatactggagtgggttgccatgcccttctccaggggatattcctgatccagggatagaacccgggtctcctgctttgcaggcagattctttaccatctgaaccaccggcAGTCCGTGTTAGCCCTATTATAAAACAATGAGGCAGCATTTCATTAAAAGGCACTTTGTATTTCAATCTATTCTTCagcctttctccttggaagagaaaACTAAAGCCAGAAATGAAAAGGCCTCTTTTGTTCATGTGGTGTAGCCCGCAGAGCCAGTGGTCAACCCAAATCCCTCAACTAGGTTTCTGACGTCCTCTGGCAGCGATGTGAAAACCAAAATGTTAAACTATCACACTGTAAGTTTCATGACTCTCCCAGGCCAGTTACTCTCAGCGAGGTTTCATAATTTTGTTTAGTTTGGGGAGTTTTTAGACCATCAGTtacaaccataaaattaaatttctaagTCGAGTAGGAATTGTTTATGTAAAATCCATGTCCTTGCTCTGCTCTCAATTTAGTTATCCAGTAGTCCATTAAAATGTACAGAATATGCAATGTAAAATGTACACAAATCCCTGTGTCTTTAAAATCACAGTTAAAATGGTgtggttaaagaaaaagaaactgggtGTCCCTGGGGTAGTTGTTTATCACTTGGGCttgattttttaaaggaaacatcCGACTAAGAGCAGATCATCTAGTTtctcagcacaaccaaaactaGCTGAAGAGGCACGGTTTGGGTTTGACACTTTCAAATCTAGACAAGTTCGAGCTTCAACtccctcatcagtaaaatggagagAGTGAaattgttctgaggattaaatgaaactgtgcagatgagaaaactcagcAAAGTGCTCAGTATGTGTTCAACAACATTATGTTGAGCTAAAGAGTGGCTATTACCAATTACagctacagagaaacatgaaataagaaaaataaattgtgatCCCATTTTAGGGGTAAGACATGCATATATGGAAAAGAGAATATACTCGGCCTAAATGTTAACAGTGCTTAATTTGGGGCAATAGTGATATtatgaataattaaaattttatttctcattttgtgggcttccctggtggctcagatgattaagaagccacctgcagtgcaggagacctgggttcaatccctgcattgggaagataccctggagaagggaatggctacccacttcagtattccggcctggagaattccatgcactatacagtccatggggtcgcaaagagctggacataactgaagccaCTAATACTAAcgaactgagcaactttcacttttcacttttttgtcattttgcttctctgtatttttttattttttctacagtGAACCTGAACTTTTTCTGTAATTGAGAAATCATCATTAAATGACTTAAGACTTTCAGATTCAGCTAACATATAGCTTACCTACTAGGTGCTAAGAACTGTGTTGGAGGCTTTGACATGCTTACACCATTTACTCACAGTCCTTTTGAGTTTGGACTTCTTTCTGTTCAAACTGCTTTCTCTTCTGCCCCCTGGTGCTGACTGATGCCATAAAAGCCACTATTCTGAACTTAAAAATCAAGGATACAGGGCTGtctccattgacatgaatccaccacgggtgtacatatgtttcccatcctgaaccccccttccaactccctccccatcccatccctctgggtcatcccaatgcaccagc from Muntiacus reevesi chromosome 2, mMunRee1.1, whole genome shotgun sequence harbors:
- the PPP1R3C gene encoding protein phosphatase 1 regulatory subunit 3C gives rise to the protein MSCTRMIQVLDPRPLTSSVMPVDVAVRLCLAHSPPLKSFLSPYDDFQRRNFVNKLKPLKPCLNIKQEARAQDDWKPSHNQAKKRVVFADSKGLSLTAIHVFSDLPEEPVWDLQFDLLDLNDISSGLKLHEEKNLILDFPQPSADYLSFRNHFQKNSVCLENCSLQERTVTGTVKVKNMSFEKKVQIRITFDSWQSYNDVDCAYMKNVYGGSESDTFSFAIDLPSVIPTKEKIEFCIAYHANGQVFWDNNEGQNYRIVHAQWKPDGVQTQMASQDCAFHQAPPPKAELESTVFGSPRLASGLFPEWQSWGRMENLASYR